The segment TTACTGTTGCTCAATCTCGAACCCAATCCACCCTATTTCAGGTTGCTTCGATTGAAGATAATATCACCTTGCCACATCAATTTGATGGGATTGTGGCAATTAATGTGCTTGAGCATTTAGAGAATCCCCAACGCGCTTTAGAAAGAATATATCAAATGCTATCTTGGGACGGCTATTTATTTCTTCACCTTCCCATTGCCTCAAATACTCTCAGTCGTTTCTTACAGAGACATTTTTATTATGATAATTCGCATATCTTTATTCCATCTTTAGATGAATTAAAAAATTTATTAAAGAAAGTTAATTTTTCTTTTATCATTGAACGGTCAGGAACAACAATCTTTTTGCCGATTTCGTCTCGCATTTGGGTTAAATCTACACCTTGTTATTTTGGCATTTATAAGAAAATTTTTAACAAAGCAGAGCGTCAGTAATATATAAGACGCTCAAAGTAATTAGAGTTGTAAATGATTCTTACAAAATCTATCTTCTATTGCCACATTCAAACCTAAAATTTTTTAAAAAGCAGAAAAGTTATTAAAAAGAAGATATTAGACAAGCATAATATATGGAGCGCGCAGAAACAGTGCTACGGAGAACACTTGCAGCACGCAACTGTATCAGAGCCTTCCCAAAAAGTAAGAAAAAACATTCGGCAAGTTCAATTTATTTCATAACAAGAATTGTTTTTCTGAGATATATTCAGATTTTGTAAGAAATTGGAATAGAGTATTTTATTGGTATTATAAAAGCATCAGCACTAATTAAACGTGCCTCAGACCTATTTTGAGATATAATCAGATTTTGTAAAAAACTTCGGAGATATGGTATTTTGAGTATAATAAAACTACTGTGAGTCAGAGATATAATCAAATTTTGTTGAGAATTTGGAATATGGTATTTTAAGTAAGTATAATAAAAACGCTAATAGCAATCAAACGAACCAGAGATATATTCAGATTTTGTAAGAAATTGGAATAGAGTATTTTATTGGTATAATAAAAGCATCAGCACTAATTAAACGTGCCTCAGACCTGCTTTGAGATATAATCAGATTTTGTAAAAAACTTCGGAGATATGGTATTTTGAGTATAATAAAACTACTGTGAGTCAGAGATATAATCAAATTTTGTTGAGAATTTGGAATATGGTATTTTAAGTAAGTATAATAAAAACGCTAATAGCAATCAAACGAACCAGAGATATATTCAGATTTTGTAAGAAATTGGAATAGAGTATCTTATTGGTATAATAAAAGCATCAGCACTAATTAAACGTGCCTCAGACCTATTTTGAGATATAATCAGATTTTGTAAAAAATCGGAGATATGGTATTTATGAGTATAAAAAACATTAGCACCAACTCAGACAGATGGTGAAATTGCCTATCAATGTTGCTGAGATGTAATTAAATCTTGTGGAAAATTAGAGATAGGGTATTTTAAATGGGTATAATAAAAATGCCGGCGCTAATCAAACAAGCCACAGGCTTATTTGACCGAGAAGGCAAAGGGTTAGGCGACTTTATCTGCTATCCTATTGATTATTGGGCAGTTAAATCATTGGGTCACTTAAAGGACAATCTGGGTATCTAAAGATTGGGCGGTCCGAAGGTTATGCCGGCGGGTTGCCGAGGGGTATGCCC is part of the candidate division WOR-3 bacterium genome and harbors:
- a CDS encoding class I SAM-dependent methyltransferase translates to MLTEHNYSSQYYHHIEKGYYPFSFLRDKVIIHFIKKLVPRGKKILEVGCGTGRLLRQIENDYETYGVDISHYAITVAQSRTQSTLFQVASIEDNITLPHQFDGIVAINVLEHLENPQRALERIYQMLSWDGYLFLHLPIASNTLSRFLQRHFYYDNSHIFIPSLDELKNLLKKVNFSFIIERSGTTIFLPISSRIWVKSTPCYFGIYKKIFNKAERQ